One window of Camelina sativa cultivar DH55 chromosome 4, Cs, whole genome shotgun sequence genomic DNA carries:
- the LOC104782980 gene encoding uncharacterized protein LOC104782980, whose protein sequence is MANEGKPDEQLFQLLSGLLQQVESLTNTEEVELRSKIEALGLEVTKVPSKSAQHLNEVDIANELDKLSAKLDDVDEMISSAIASDPQVQTLLSGTADVWLPVITAGTEERLNFTASLAAPDDQQLKDTTTTNKTSS, encoded by the exons ATGGCGAATGAGGGTAAACCCGACGAGCAGCTTTTTCAGCTTCTCTCGGGTCTTCTTCAACAG GTGGAATCATTGACAAACACAGAAGAGGTTGAGCTACGTTCTAAGATCGAAGCTCTTGGTTTGGAAGTCACCAAAGTCCCATCAAAGTCTGCCCAACACCTTAATGAG gtggATATAGCTAATGAGTTGGATAAGTTATCAGCCAAATTAGACGATGTTGATGAGATGATATCATCAGCTATTGCTTCTGATCCACAAGTTCAGACGCTTCTTAGCGGCACTGCTGATGTTTGGTTGCCTGTTATTACTGCCGGCACTGAGGAGAGGCTTAACTTCACTGCCTCTCTTGCTGCTCCTGATGATCAGCAGCTTAAGGACACAACTACTACCAACAAGACCAGCTCTTGA
- the LOC104782982 gene encoding uncharacterized protein LOC104782982: protein MAARKPSVRHPSHNHPLRGHKAQVEEEIICSGCDLDLVGAAFKCTKSECDYFLHKSCFELPRETRHKAHPNHPLTLLFSPPYESTYTCDACGEYGSGFTYNCSTCQYDVHVGCVSMPESVEREGHAHPLTLLYRSPYQNGLIFNCDVCQETVPDNLWSYYCKECDYGTHLHSCAVEEEEEEEEEEEEPKRGSARGNTNNGGNKGSGRGSAASELAAMLEAQREMERMQIELHMEMQRAKIAKKARKACLKLI, encoded by the coding sequence ATGGCTGCAAGGAAACCGTCGGTGAGGCATCCAAGCCACAACCATCCATTGCGTGGTCACAAAGCCCAAGTTGAAGAAGAGATCATCTGCTCTGGCTGCGACTTAGACCTGGTAGGTGCAGCTTTTAAATGCACAAAGTCAGAATGCGATTACTTCTTGCATAAGTCATGTTTCGAGCTTCCACGAGAGACTCGTCACAAGGCTCACCCGAATCACCCTTTGACCCTGCTTTTTTCCCCACCGTACGAGTCAACTTATACGTGCGATGCCTGCGGTGAGTATGGATCCGGATTCACTTACAACTGCTCTACCTGCCAGTACGATGTTCATGTCGGGTGTGTGTCCATGCCTGAGTCTGTGGAGCGTGAAGGACACGCGCATCCGCTCACATTGCTCTACCGTTCTCCTTACCAGAACGGTTTGATATTTAATTGTGATGTTTGTCAAGAAACTGTACCGGATAACCTCTGGTCCTATTACTGCAAGGAATGTGATTACGGCACTCATTTACATTCTTGCGCggtagaggaggaagaagaagaagaagaagaagaagaagagccaaaAAGAGGAAGCGCAAGAGGAAACACAAACAACGGTGGAAATAAAGGATCAGGAAGGGGGTCAGCGGCTTCGGAGTTAGCAGCAATGTTGGAAGCACAAAGGGAGATGGAGAGGATGCAGATAGAGTTACATATGGAGATGCAAAGAGCTAAGATAGCGAAGAAAGCGAGAAAGGCTTGTCTCAAATtgatctaa